In a single window of the Lynx canadensis isolate LIC74 chromosome E2, mLynCan4.pri.v2, whole genome shotgun sequence genome:
- the SCN1B gene encoding sodium channel subunit beta-1 produces the protein MGTLLALVVGAALVSSAWGGCVEVDSETEAVYGMTFKILCISCKRRSETTAETFTEWTFRQKGTEEFVKILRYENEVLQLEEDERFEGRVVWNGSRGTKDLQDLSIFITNVTYNHSGDYECHVYRLLFFENYEHNTSVVKKIHLEVVDKANRDMASIVSEIMMYVLIVVLTIWLVAEMVYCYKKIAAATEAAAQENASEYLAITSESKENCTGVQVAE, from the exons ATGGGGACACTGCTGGCCTTGGTGGTCGGCGCGGCGCTGG TGTCCTCAGCCTGGGGGGGCTGTGTGGAGGTGGACTCGGAGACGGAGGCCGTGTACGGGATGACCTTCAAAATCCTGTGCATCTCCTGCAAGCGCCGCAGCGAGACCACCGCCGAGACCTTCACCGAGTGGACCTTCCGCCAGAAGGGCACGGAGGAGTTTGTCAAG ATCCTGCGCTATGAGAACGAGGTGCTGCAGCTGGAGGAGGACGAGCGTTTCGAGGGCCGCGTGGTGTGGAACGGCAGCCGGGGCACCAAGGACCTGCAGGACCTGTCCATCTTCATCACCAACGTCACCTACAACCACTCGGGCGACTACGAGTGCCACGTCTACCGGCTGCTCTTCTTTGAGAACTACGAGCACAACACCAGCGTCGTCAAAAAGATCCACCTTGAGGTGGTGGACAAAG CCAACAGAGACATGGCATCCATCGTGTCGGAGATCATGATGTATGTGCTCATCGTGGTGTTGACCATATGGCTCGTGGCAGAGATGGTTTATTGCTACAAGAAGATCGCCGCGGCCACGGAGGCTGCTGCACAAGAGAATGC CTCGGAATACCTGGCCATCACCTCAGAAAGCAAAGAGAACTGTACGGGCGTCCAGGTGGCCGAATAG